From one Streptomyces sp. ICC1 genomic stretch:
- a CDS encoding M23 family metallopeptidase has protein sequence MASNSPAPEGIEVQEPPTAGAWGEWNPTEDSARPPRGKHRVLKQRGGLARSSTVLGVGVIAAVGASGIATAQDRPQVAISLPSLPSLPGVLGGEDDAATADAAGREGTGPDAAARTGLFPRQADRRSDAGELLRSRILQQAENQQEAAAAQEQAESERVAQEAAAKEARESQERARQAAEAAAAEAAAKEERELQEAKAAAEAKAQEAAAKAAGGYALPTSAYTLTSHYGVAGSMWSSGHHTGLDFAAPTGTPVKAVAAGKITSAGWSGAYGYRIVLELPDGTEVWYCHLSSMSVTGGSVAAGATIGRVGATGNVTGPHLHLEVRQGGSTVDPLAWLTSKGLNV, from the coding sequence GTGGCCTCCAACTCGCCTGCCCCTGAAGGCATCGAAGTCCAGGAGCCGCCCACCGCCGGAGCCTGGGGCGAATGGAACCCCACCGAGGACTCGGCCCGCCCGCCGCGCGGCAAGCACCGCGTGCTCAAGCAGCGCGGGGGACTGGCCCGTTCCTCCACCGTCCTCGGCGTCGGCGTCATCGCGGCGGTCGGCGCGAGCGGCATCGCCACCGCGCAGGACCGTCCCCAGGTCGCCATATCCCTCCCCTCCCTGCCGTCCCTGCCCGGCGTGCTCGGCGGCGAGGACGACGCCGCCACCGCCGACGCGGCGGGACGCGAGGGCACGGGCCCGGACGCCGCGGCCCGGACCGGGCTCTTCCCGCGCCAGGCCGACCGCCGGTCCGACGCGGGCGAGCTGCTGCGCAGCCGCATCCTCCAGCAGGCCGAGAACCAGCAGGAGGCGGCCGCCGCCCAGGAGCAGGCCGAGTCGGAGCGGGTCGCCCAGGAGGCCGCCGCCAAGGAGGCCCGCGAGTCCCAGGAGCGCGCCCGCCAGGCGGCCGAAGCGGCGGCGGCCGAAGCGGCGGCCAAGGAGGAGCGCGAGCTTCAGGAGGCCAAGGCGGCCGCCGAGGCCAAGGCCCAGGAGGCCGCCGCCAAGGCGGCCGGCGGCTACGCCCTGCCCACCTCGGCCTACACCCTCACCTCGCACTACGGGGTCGCCGGCTCCATGTGGTCCTCCGGCCACCACACCGGCCTCGACTTCGCCGCCCCCACCGGTACCCCCGTCAAGGCCGTCGCCGCCGGCAAGATCACCTCGGCCGGCTGGTCCGGCGCGTACGGGTACCGGATCGTGCTCGAACTCCCCGACGGCACCGAGGTCTGGTACTGCCACCTGTCCTCGATGTCGGTGACCGGCGGCTCGGTCGCCGCGGGCGCCACCATCGGCCGGGTCGGTGCCACCGGCAACGTCACCGGCCCGCACCTCCACCTCGAAGTCCGCCAGGGCGGCTCCACGGTGGACCCGCTGGCCTGGCTGACGTCGAAGGGCCTGAACGTCTGA
- the lhgO gene encoding L-2-hydroxyglutarate oxidase, whose product MGRVDCDVLVIGGGIVGLSTAHALAGLAPGTRVVVLEKEAGPARHQTGRNSGVIHSGIYYKPGSLKARFAVRGAAEMVKFCAEHDIPHEVTGKLIVATERDELPRLHALVQRGRENGIPVRELGPTQIAEYEPQVRGLAAIHVGTTGIVDYGRVAEQLAESSGAEIVYGGAVELISRRASGIAVRTSTGLVVRSRILVNCAGLQCDRIARLAGDDPEMRILPFRGEYYDLARPELVRGLVYPVPDPAFPFLGVHLTRGIGGGVHVGPNAVPALAREGYGWGVVRPRDLADELAWPGSWRMAARHWRYGAGEVRRSLSKAAFVEAVRRLLPAVRGEDLVPAAAGVRAQAVLRDGTLVDDFLIREGERTVHVLNAPSPAATASLPIGREIASRALTALRAA is encoded by the coding sequence ATGGGCAGGGTGGACTGCGATGTGCTGGTGATCGGCGGCGGAATCGTCGGCCTGTCGACGGCGCATGCCCTCGCGGGGCTCGCTCCGGGGACGCGCGTGGTCGTCCTGGAGAAGGAGGCCGGCCCGGCGCGGCACCAGACGGGCCGCAACAGCGGCGTGATCCACAGCGGGATCTACTACAAGCCCGGATCGCTCAAGGCGCGCTTCGCGGTGCGCGGGGCGGCCGAGATGGTCAAGTTCTGCGCGGAGCACGACATCCCGCACGAGGTGACGGGCAAGCTCATCGTCGCCACCGAGCGGGACGAGCTGCCGCGCCTGCACGCGCTCGTGCAGCGGGGCCGGGAGAACGGCATCCCGGTGCGGGAGCTGGGGCCGACGCAGATCGCGGAGTACGAGCCGCAGGTGCGCGGGCTCGCCGCGATCCATGTCGGGACCACCGGGATCGTGGACTACGGGCGGGTCGCGGAGCAGCTGGCGGAGTCCTCCGGGGCGGAGATCGTCTACGGCGGGGCGGTCGAGCTGATCTCGCGGCGCGCGTCGGGCATCGCGGTGCGGACGAGCACCGGCCTGGTGGTGCGGTCGCGGATCCTGGTGAACTGCGCGGGACTCCAGTGCGACCGGATCGCGCGGCTGGCCGGGGACGACCCGGAAATGCGGATCCTGCCGTTCCGGGGCGAGTACTACGACCTGGCGCGGCCCGAACTGGTGCGCGGCCTGGTCTACCCGGTCCCGGACCCGGCGTTCCCCTTCCTCGGCGTGCACCTGACGCGGGGCATCGGCGGCGGGGTCCACGTCGGGCCGAACGCGGTGCCGGCGCTGGCGCGCGAGGGGTACGGGTGGGGCGTGGTGCGGCCGCGGGACCTCGCGGACGAGCTGGCCTGGCCGGGATCCTGGCGGATGGCCGCGCGGCACTGGCGGTACGGGGCGGGCGAGGTGCGGCGGTCGCTGTCGAAGGCGGCGTTCGTCGAGGCGGTACGGCGGCTGCTGCCGGCGGTGCGCGGGGAGGACCTGGTGCCCGCGGCGGCCGGGGTGCGGGCGCAGGCGGTGCTGCGGGACGGGACGCTGGTGGACGACTTCCTGATCCGGGAGGGGGAGCGGACGGTGCACGTGCTGAACGCTCCGTCGCCGGCGGCCACCGCTTCGCTGCCGATCGGGCGGGAGATCGCCTCCCGAGCGCTCACCGCGCTGCGCGCGGCGTAG
- a CDS encoding sporulation protein gives MSRELREPNEKLGAVLALAGISNAGLARRVNDLGAQRGLTLRYDKTSVARWVSKGMVPQGAAPHLIAAAIGAKLGRPVPLHEIGLADADPAPEVGLAFPRDVGAAVRSATDLYRLDLAGRRGGGGIWQSLAGSFSVSAYATPASRWLISPADSSVAREPGQAPAPGQGRAKNSGQSGQNNQGSGQGHHRSASSRATVASREPVPGAAPPEGLPAPPGALVGGVPAQPPGETPSPAGPDAGPQRVGHSDVTKLREAAEDARRWDSKYGGGDWRSSMVPECLRVDAAPLLLGSYTDEVGRALFGATAELTRLAGWMAFDTGQQEAAQRYYIQALRLARAAADVPLGGYVLASMSLQATYRDFPDEGVDLAQAAVERNRGLATARTMSFFRLVEARAHAKAGDSAAAGGALKAAESWLERAREGDADPTWLGFYSYDRFAADAAECYRDLKLPRQVRRFTEQALSRPTEEYVRSHGLRLVVSAVAELESGNLDAACAAGTRAVEVAGRISSARTTEYVRDLLHRLEPYGDEPRVAELRERARPLLVTPA, from the coding sequence ATGTCCAGGGAGCTCCGCGAGCCCAATGAGAAGCTCGGCGCCGTCCTCGCCCTCGCGGGCATCAGCAATGCCGGGCTCGCCCGCCGGGTCAACGACCTCGGCGCGCAGCGCGGCCTGACACTTCGGTACGACAAGACGTCCGTTGCCCGGTGGGTCTCGAAGGGGATGGTGCCGCAGGGCGCCGCCCCGCACCTGATCGCGGCGGCCATCGGCGCGAAGCTCGGCCGGCCGGTGCCGCTGCACGAGATCGGGCTCGCGGACGCGGACCCGGCGCCCGAGGTGGGGCTGGCCTTCCCGCGCGACGTGGGCGCCGCCGTACGCTCGGCCACCGACCTCTATCGGCTCGACCTGGCCGGGCGGCGCGGTGGTGGCGGGATCTGGCAGTCGCTCGCCGGTTCCTTCTCGGTGTCCGCATACGCGACACCGGCCTCGCGGTGGCTGATATCTCCGGCCGACAGCTCGGTGGCGCGCGAGCCCGGACAGGCACCCGCCCCGGGGCAGGGACGGGCGAAGAACAGCGGGCAGAGCGGGCAGAACAATCAAGGCAGTGGTCAAGGGCACCATCGCTCGGCCTCGTCCCGCGCGACCGTGGCGTCGCGCGAACCGGTGCCGGGCGCGGCTCCGCCGGAAGGCCTTCCGGCGCCGCCCGGCGCCCTCGTCGGGGGTGTGCCCGCCCAGCCTCCGGGTGAAACGCCCTCCCCCGCCGGGCCCGACGCGGGCCCGCAGCGCGTGGGCCACAGCGATGTGACCAAGCTGCGCGAAGCCGCCGAGGACGCCCGCCGCTGGGACTCCAAATACGGCGGCGGCGACTGGCGTTCGTCGATGGTCCCCGAGTGCCTGCGGGTGGACGCGGCCCCGCTGCTGCTCGGCTCCTACACCGACGAGGTGGGCCGCGCGCTGTTCGGCGCGACCGCCGAACTGACCCGGCTGGCCGGCTGGATGGCCTTCGACACCGGGCAGCAGGAAGCGGCCCAGCGGTACTACATCCAGGCGCTGCGCCTGGCCCGCGCGGCGGCCGACGTACCGCTCGGGGGGTACGTGCTGGCCTCGATGTCGCTGCAGGCCACCTACCGGGACTTCCCGGACGAGGGCGTGGACCTCGCGCAGGCCGCCGTCGAGCGCAACCGGGGGCTGGCGACCGCCCGCACCATGAGCTTCTTCCGCCTCGTCGAGGCCCGGGCGCACGCGAAGGCCGGCGATTCCGCGGCCGCCGGGGGCGCGCTCAAGGCCGCCGAGAGCTGGCTGGAGCGGGCCCGGGAGGGCGACGCCGACCCGACCTGGCTCGGCTTCTACTCGTACGACCGCTTCGCGGCGGACGCGGCGGAGTGCTACCGCGACCTCAAACTCCCGAGGCAGGTAAGGCGTTTCACGGAACAGGCACTGTCCCGGCCGACGGAGGAGTACGTACGATCACACGGGCTGCGGCTCGTGGTGAGCGCGGTGGCCGAGCTGGAGTCCGGGAACCTCGACGCCGCGTGTGCGGCGGGTACCCGGGCGGTGGAGGTCGCGGGGCGGATCTCGTCCGCACGGACGACCGAATACGTACGGGACCTCCTGCACCGGCTGGAACCGTACGGGGACGAACCGCGCGTGGCCGAACTGCGCGAGCGGGCCAGGCCTCTGCTGGTGACCCCGGCATAG
- a CDS encoding asparagine synthase-related protein — MRWLVGWSSIAASFGTAGRVAGNGSARNAAQGSGQGAYGSGQGYGQDHRQGYGHSPYGSGPGPDGWADGPLRGGLADADQTPSGYGPAAPDADRTVVPVGAQLLWGDPDPLWAVGDWRPDEIRTLTADPADPFTRLVVLGCCGATDEELRRALYAARGGALRHLTQWPGSYTAVVQAGRRITVLGDLAGARPVFYTPWASGTAYATAALPLADLIEAQLDVGHLAALLACPDSPEALGDGTPYVGVRRIPPGHALILREGSREITGYESVASLAVAAAEADPERAVEGVREALVDAVRARLTAPRHAPETTVHDPGPVPGMGPADRRAARGAPAPVPGVGADLSGGSASATLALLAAGLPGAPGTILSRTGERLLAVTFNDLATPQGREAELERAHAIAADPRLHHVVVAASEEALPYADLDGPLTDEPGPSLVFAARERRRLAAGSADHFTGHGARQVLDAHPARLADLLLDRRRRHLLRPTLALARSSPADSLLVPLTVYSAARRLARTTYRAGMEAAAARLRDGVPAAGTASPVDASLAALTWSRPGPAAAWLTGEALAEVSIRLTAAAGRPPLSLRPGEARARAVLARHAADHRVFEQAVEVRSQRLHAPFLDNQVVLAARALPDHLRVQPGARAAILRTILSSSGVRELPPGWGTPSHTPNESATRLGLRAALPDLLTLFTAPLLADAGLIEARVVRQALLDAADGRPVPLDGLAELVSMELWLGPALIHISEPTRLGMNAYAALCLKKKKPLMSAVSNLIAHLAPSTNSILHPLLALFWWGGAREVDKREECRYATGRAVESVGSRSMSSGGGGSGGRAGGRRGRVEGLGGYLRHMPGRWGGARRVPWRGGGKVGRLRGGAHRGGGKVGG; from the coding sequence GTGCGCTGGTTGGTGGGTTGGAGCAGTATCGCCGCGAGCTTCGGCACGGCCGGACGCGTCGCGGGCAACGGCTCCGCCCGGAACGCCGCGCAAGGCTCCGGCCAGGGCGCATACGGCTCGGGCCAGGGCTACGGCCAGGACCACAGGCAGGGCTACGGCCACAGCCCGTACGGATCCGGCCCCGGCCCCGACGGATGGGCCGACGGCCCCCTCCGCGGCGGCCTCGCCGACGCCGACCAGACCCCGTCGGGTTATGGCCCGGCCGCCCCCGACGCCGACCGCACCGTCGTCCCCGTGGGCGCCCAACTGCTCTGGGGAGACCCCGACCCCCTCTGGGCCGTCGGCGACTGGCGCCCGGACGAGATCCGCACCCTCACCGCCGACCCCGCCGACCCCTTCACCCGGCTCGTCGTCCTCGGCTGCTGCGGCGCCACCGACGAAGAACTGCGCCGCGCCCTCTACGCCGCCCGCGGCGGCGCCCTGCGCCACCTCACCCAATGGCCCGGCAGCTACACCGCCGTCGTCCAGGCCGGCCGCCGCATCACCGTCCTCGGCGACCTCGCCGGCGCCCGGCCCGTCTTCTACACGCCCTGGGCGAGCGGAACCGCGTACGCCACCGCGGCCCTCCCGCTCGCCGACCTGATCGAGGCGCAGCTCGACGTGGGCCATCTCGCCGCCCTGCTGGCCTGCCCCGACAGTCCGGAGGCGCTGGGCGACGGCACACCGTACGTCGGCGTACGCCGGATCCCGCCCGGGCACGCGCTGATCCTGCGCGAGGGCTCACGGGAGATCACCGGGTACGAATCGGTGGCCTCCCTCGCGGTGGCCGCCGCCGAGGCCGACCCCGAGCGCGCGGTGGAGGGCGTGCGGGAAGCGTTGGTCGACGCGGTGCGCGCCCGGCTCACGGCTCCCCGCCATGCCCCCGAGACCACGGTCCACGACCCCGGGCCCGTCCCCGGAATGGGCCCCGCCGACCGGCGCGCGGCCCGCGGCGCCCCCGCGCCCGTCCCCGGAGTGGGCGCCGACCTCTCCGGCGGCAGCGCCTCCGCCACCCTCGCCCTGCTCGCGGCAGGACTCCCGGGAGCACCGGGCACCATCCTCAGCCGCACCGGCGAACGCCTCCTCGCGGTCACCTTCAACGACCTGGCCACCCCGCAGGGCCGCGAGGCCGAACTGGAACGCGCCCACGCCATCGCCGCCGACCCCCGCCTGCACCACGTGGTCGTGGCCGCCTCCGAGGAAGCCCTCCCGTACGCGGACCTCGACGGGCCGCTGACCGACGAACCGGGCCCCTCCCTCGTCTTCGCCGCGCGCGAGCGCCGCCGCCTCGCCGCCGGCTCCGCGGACCACTTCACCGGGCACGGAGCCCGCCAGGTCCTCGACGCCCACCCCGCCCGGCTCGCCGACCTCCTCCTCGACCGCCGCCGGCGCCACCTGCTGCGCCCGACGCTGGCCCTGGCCCGCTCGTCCCCCGCCGACTCCCTCCTCGTCCCCCTGACCGTGTACTCGGCGGCCCGCCGCCTGGCCCGTACGACGTACCGCGCGGGCATGGAGGCGGCGGCGGCCCGCCTGCGCGACGGGGTCCCGGCCGCGGGCACCGCCTCCCCGGTGGACGCGTCGCTCGCGGCCCTGACCTGGTCCCGCCCGGGCCCGGCGGCGGCCTGGCTGACGGGCGAAGCCCTGGCGGAGGTATCGATCCGCCTCACCGCGGCCGCGGGCCGCCCCCCGCTTTCCCTCCGGCCCGGGGAGGCCCGGGCCCGCGCCGTCCTGGCCCGCCACGCGGCCGACCACCGGGTCTTCGAACAGGCCGTGGAGGTCCGCAGCCAGCGCCTGCACGCCCCGTTCCTGGACAACCAGGTCGTACTGGCCGCCCGCGCCCTCCCCGACCACCTGCGCGTCCAGCCCGGCGCGCGGGCGGCGATCCTGCGCACCATCCTGTCCTCGTCCGGGGTCCGCGAACTCCCCCCGGGGTGGGGCACCCCGTCCCACACCCCGAACGAATCGGCGACCCGCCTGGGCCTGCGCGCGGCCCTCCCCGACCTCCTGACCCTCTTCACCGCCCCCCTCCTCGCGGACGCGGGCCTCATCGAAGCCCGGGTCGTCCGCCAGGCCCTCCTCGACGCGGCGGACGGCCGCCCGGTCCCGCTGGACGGCCTGGCGGAACTCGTCTCGATGGAACTCTGGCTGGGCCCGGCTCTTATACACATCTCCGAGCCCACGAGACTAGGCATGAACGCGTATGCCGCCCTCTGCTTGAAAAAAAAAAAACCACTGATGTCCGCTGTTTCCAATCTTATTGCGCACTTAGCGCCATCCACCAACTCCATTCTCCATCCTCTGCTAGCCCTATTTTGGTGGGGGGGCGCGAGAGAGGTGGATAAGAGAGAGGAGTGCAGGTACGCCACGGGGCGCGCTGTGGAGTCGGTGGGGAGCCGCTCGATGAGCAGCGGGGGGGGGGGCAGCGGGGGGCGCGCCGGGGGGCGTCGGGGGAGGGTGGAAGGGCTGGGTGGATATCTGCGTCACATGCCGGGGCGCTGGGGGGGAGCTCGGCGGGTGCCTTGGCGGGGGGGGGGAAAGGTGGGGCGGCTGCGGGGGGGCGCCCACAGGGGGGGCGGGAAGGTGGGGGGGTAA
- a CDS encoding MoxR family ATPase, with protein MAKDWWLYHGTGEAAVRRARLEAGPPPPWRDFTGVPDPGYTPPGCEGPAWERTWRRGEGYAPDEPEKDVVNTALHLRRPLLITGKPGVGKSTLAYSIAADLDLGPVLHWPVTSRTVLRDGLYLYDAIGRLQEAGLEQLRTPGAAHGATAHGAATAPAGTPAGTPAGNLPGGPTAAPDPAAGPSIARYLRLGPPGTALLPQDRPRVLLVDEIDKSDIDLPGDLLTVFEDGGVVIPELARLAKEDPTVAIGTDDDAEAAVRIAEGRVQCRYFPIVVLTSNGERDFPPAFLRRCVRLHLEPPKIDKLARIVLGRLGVDIEHNTEYRELVQSFLDRAEDGDLATDQLLNAIQLRLAGAWSAPDERERFLSTVMHHLTGPSA; from the coding sequence GTGGCGAAGGACTGGTGGCTGTACCACGGGACCGGCGAGGCCGCCGTGCGCCGGGCCAGGCTGGAGGCCGGACCGCCCCCGCCCTGGCGCGATTTCACCGGCGTCCCCGACCCGGGGTACACACCCCCCGGCTGCGAGGGACCGGCGTGGGAGCGCACCTGGCGGCGCGGCGAAGGCTACGCACCCGACGAGCCCGAGAAGGACGTGGTCAACACCGCCCTGCACCTGCGCAGGCCGCTCCTGATCACCGGCAAACCCGGCGTGGGCAAGTCCACGCTCGCCTACAGCATCGCCGCCGACCTCGATCTGGGCCCGGTGCTGCACTGGCCGGTCACCAGCCGCACCGTCCTGCGCGACGGGCTCTACCTCTACGACGCGATCGGCCGGCTCCAGGAGGCCGGGCTGGAACAGCTGCGCACACCCGGCGCGGCCCACGGAGCCACGGCCCACGGAGCCGCGACCGCCCCGGCGGGCACCCCGGCGGGCACCCCGGCGGGCAACCTTCCGGGCGGCCCGACCGCGGCCCCGGACCCCGCCGCCGGCCCGTCCATCGCCCGCTACCTGCGCCTCGGCCCCCCCGGCACGGCCCTCCTGCCCCAGGACCGCCCGCGGGTCCTGCTCGTGGACGAGATCGACAAGAGCGACATCGACCTCCCCGGCGACCTCCTCACCGTCTTCGAGGACGGCGGCGTCGTGATCCCCGAGCTCGCGCGGCTGGCGAAGGAGGACCCGACCGTCGCCATCGGCACCGACGACGACGCGGAGGCCGCCGTGCGGATCGCCGAAGGCCGCGTGCAGTGCCGCTACTTCCCCATCGTCGTCCTCACCAGCAACGGCGAACGCGACTTCCCGCCGGCCTTCCTGCGCCGCTGCGTCCGCCTCCACCTCGAACCGCCCAAGATCGACAAGCTCGCCCGCATCGTGCTCGGCCGGCTCGGCGTCGACATCGAGCACAACACCGAGTACCGCGAACTAGTCCAGAGCTTCCTCGACCGGGCCGAGGACGGCGACCTGGCCACCGACCAGCTCCTCAACGCCATCCAACTGCGCC
- a CDS encoding PP2C family protein-serine/threonine phosphatase produces MGRQGRSERFFGAVAGSPVVRRVVKMLPVTLIAVGFAFDVLTPPSFTGSPFFSAAPLIAAPLFTLRWTVLTGVLATLAVVLLHLYNGTTVKVEALTELATVLTVSGLATLINVVVRRGTEQLASARGIAEAAQCAVLPTPAERIGGLHVSASYEAAQADAFIGGDLYAVQDTPYGVRLAVGDVRGKGLGAVEAVAVVLGAFREAAESEATLEGVAQRLERALAREGNRRDSLDAVEGFTTCVLGEIPSGAGVLRLVNRGHPEPLLLHADGALVVLAPTDPALPLGMGDLGGWPDRVQEWEFPAGATLLLYTDGLTEARDGAGVFYDPAARLRGRVFPGPDELLSALGSDVRRHTRGGATDDMALLALARPAEGQPERRRTVPVVPRGDGA; encoded by the coding sequence CTGGGCCGGCAGGGCAGGAGCGAGCGCTTCTTCGGCGCGGTCGCGGGCAGCCCCGTGGTCCGCCGGGTCGTCAAGATGCTCCCGGTCACCCTGATCGCGGTCGGCTTCGCCTTCGACGTCCTGACCCCGCCCAGTTTCACGGGCTCCCCCTTCTTCTCCGCGGCCCCGCTGATCGCCGCCCCGCTGTTCACGCTCCGCTGGACCGTGCTGACCGGGGTGCTCGCCACGCTCGCCGTGGTCCTGCTGCACCTCTACAACGGCACCACCGTGAAGGTGGAGGCCCTCACCGAGCTCGCCACCGTCCTGACCGTCTCCGGGCTGGCCACGCTGATCAACGTCGTGGTGCGGCGCGGCACCGAGCAGCTCGCCTCGGCGCGCGGGATCGCCGAGGCCGCGCAGTGCGCCGTCCTGCCGACGCCCGCCGAACGCATCGGGGGCCTGCACGTCAGCGCCTCCTACGAGGCCGCGCAGGCGGACGCCTTCATCGGCGGCGACCTGTACGCCGTCCAGGACACCCCGTACGGGGTCCGCCTCGCGGTGGGCGACGTCCGGGGCAAGGGGCTCGGGGCGGTCGAGGCCGTCGCCGTGGTCCTCGGCGCGTTCCGGGAGGCGGCGGAGAGCGAGGCCACACTGGAAGGGGTGGCGCAGCGGCTGGAGCGGGCGCTGGCCCGCGAGGGCAACCGGCGCGACAGCCTGGACGCGGTGGAGGGCTTCACGACGTGCGTGCTCGGGGAGATCCCGTCGGGCGCGGGCGTCCTGCGCCTCGTCAACCGGGGCCACCCCGAGCCGCTGCTGCTGCACGCGGACGGCGCTCTGGTGGTGCTCGCGCCCACCGACCCGGCGCTGCCGCTGGGCATGGGCGACCTGGGCGGCTGGCCGGACCGGGTGCAGGAGTGGGAGTTCCCGGCGGGGGCGACGCTGCTCCTCTACACGGACGGGCTGACCGAGGCCCGGGACGGGGCCGGGGTCTTCTACGATCCGGCGGCCCGGCTGCGCGGCCGGGTGTTCCCCGGGCCCGACGAACTGCTGAGCGCGCTCGGCAGCGATGTCCGCCGTCACACGCGCGGCGGGGCGACGGACGACATGGCGCTGCTGGCCCTCGCCCGGCCCGCCGAGGGGCAGCCGGAGCGGCGGCGGACGGTCCCGGTGGTCCCGCGAGGGGACGGAGCGTGA
- the trmB gene encoding tRNA (guanosine(46)-N7)-methyltransferase TrmB — MSESSSPQNPASQPAPEAAGTYTPPKWRTEPRFPDGPAPDPAGSHHERRIRSFQPRRSRVTTGQGEALKRLWGTWGLDIDGHHVIDLKQMFDGLPVVLEIGFGMGEATAQMAAADPGTGILAADVHTPGQGNLLALAERGGMTNVRVANGDAIILLREMLPPDSLAGLRVYFPDPWPKARHHKRRLIQPEFLALAATRMAPGAILHCATDWEPYAEQMLEVLTAQPEFENTQADGGYAPRPDFRPLTRFEGQGLDKGHVVHDLLFRRIDNADNKGN, encoded by the coding sequence GTGTCTGAGTCATCGAGTCCCCAGAATCCCGCCTCCCAGCCCGCGCCGGAGGCGGCCGGAACCTACACGCCCCCGAAGTGGCGGACCGAGCCGCGGTTCCCCGACGGGCCCGCGCCCGATCCGGCCGGCTCGCACCACGAGCGGCGGATCCGGAGCTTCCAGCCCCGGCGCAGCCGGGTGACCACCGGGCAGGGCGAGGCCCTGAAGCGGCTCTGGGGCACCTGGGGACTCGACATCGACGGGCACCACGTCATCGACCTGAAGCAGATGTTCGACGGGCTTCCCGTCGTGCTGGAGATCGGCTTCGGCATGGGCGAGGCCACCGCGCAGATGGCCGCCGCCGACCCCGGGACCGGGATCCTCGCCGCCGACGTGCACACGCCCGGCCAGGGCAACCTGCTCGCGCTCGCCGAACGCGGCGGGATGACCAACGTCCGCGTCGCGAACGGTGACGCGATCATCCTGCTCCGCGAGATGCTGCCGCCCGACTCGCTCGCCGGGCTCCGCGTGTACTTCCCCGACCCCTGGCCCAAGGCCCGCCACCACAAGCGGCGGCTGATCCAGCCCGAGTTCCTCGCGCTGGCAGCCACCCGCATGGCACCCGGGGCGATCCTGCACTGCGCGACCGACTGGGAGCCGTACGCCGAGCAGATGCTCGAAGTACTCACCGCCCAGCCGGAGTTCGAGAACACGCAGGCCGACGGGGGCTACGCGCCCCGGCCCGACTTCCGCCCCCTCACCCGTTTCGAGGGGCAGGGGCTCGACAAGGGCCACGTCGTACACGACTTGCTCTTCCGGCGCATCGACAACGCCGACAACAAGGGGAACTGA
- a CDS encoding PrsW family intramembrane metalloprotease, protein MCVLVVLLAGCGISILELVREQTGTPGFFVGLGLALVPVPPLVAAFRWVGRAAPHPWAQLLFCFGWGACAAALIAILANSFATRWIAAATADPSNADQLGSVAIAPVVEESAKAAALLLVFLFRRRQFTGPADGFVVAGFTATGFAFTENILYLGNAFDEDAESGAGVLDSVTAATFFVRMVMSPFAHPLFTVFTGLGFGAAALAARRSRRAGLPLLGLAAAMGLHALWNSSSDFGESGFYVVYGCVMFPLFGLLAWLAVCIRRRRLRAVAGELAVYAAAGWLGPAEVPALVSMPARSLARELARSTGGRPAGRAVALYEADAAALALLRHRARSRGPAREPDFAGRERELLHRLWLRRATAGPALSRAAVLEELLPPWFDPLDHRVPVERPALAGVPAPRDHRAPRDHRAPRDHRDARDHRDARTGAGPEPCPDRS, encoded by the coding sequence ATGTGCGTGCTCGTCGTGCTGCTCGCCGGCTGCGGCATCTCGATCCTGGAGCTCGTGCGGGAGCAGACCGGCACCCCCGGGTTCTTCGTCGGGCTCGGCCTGGCCCTGGTGCCGGTGCCGCCGCTCGTGGCGGCGTTCCGGTGGGTGGGCCGGGCCGCACCGCATCCGTGGGCGCAGCTGCTGTTCTGCTTCGGCTGGGGAGCGTGCGCGGCGGCGCTGATCGCCATACTGGCCAACAGCTTCGCCACCCGGTGGATAGCCGCGGCCACCGCCGATCCCTCCAACGCCGACCAGCTCGGCTCGGTGGCCATCGCCCCGGTGGTCGAGGAGAGCGCCAAGGCGGCCGCCCTGCTGCTGGTGTTCCTCTTCCGAAGACGCCAGTTCACCGGCCCCGCCGACGGTTTCGTGGTGGCCGGATTCACCGCCACCGGCTTCGCCTTCACCGAGAACATCCTCTACCTCGGCAACGCCTTCGACGAGGACGCGGAGAGTGGCGCCGGGGTGCTGGACTCGGTCACGGCGGCGACCTTCTTCGTCCGGATGGTCATGTCGCCGTTCGCGCATCCGCTGTTCACGGTCTTCACCGGCCTCGGTTTCGGCGCGGCCGCGCTCGCCGCCCGCCGCTCGCGGCGGGCCGGGCTGCCGCTGCTCGGCCTGGCCGCCGCCATGGGCCTGCACGCGCTGTGGAACAGCTCCTCCGACTTCGGGGAGTCCGGCTTCTACGTGGTCTACGGCTGCGTGATGTTCCCCTTGTTCGGGCTGCTGGCGTGGCTGGCCGTGTGCATACGGCGCCGGCGCCTGCGGGCCGTCGCCGGGGAGCTCGCGGTGTACGCGGCCGCCGGCTGGCTGGGCCCCGCCGAGGTCCCCGCGCTGGTGTCCATGCCGGCGCGGTCGCTGGCCCGCGAGCTGGCCCGGAGCACGGGCGGCCGTCCGGCCGGGCGTGCGGTGGCCCTGTACGAGGCCGACGCGGCGGCCCTGGCCCTGCTGCGGCATCGGGCGCGCAGCCGGGGACCGGCGCGCGAGCCCGACTTCGCGGGCCGGGAGCGGGAGTTGCTGCACCGGCTCTGGCTGCGCCGCGCCACGGCGGGACCGGCCCTGTCGCGGGCGGCGGTGCTGGAGGAGCTGCTGCCGCCCTGGTTCGACCCGCTGGACCACCGGGTCCCGGTGGAGCGGCCCGCGCTGGCCGGCGTACCGGCTCCGCGGGACCACCGCGCTCCGCGAGACCACCGTGCTCCGCGAGACCACCGCGATGCGCGGGACCACCGCGATGCGCGAACCGGGGCCGGGCCCGAACCCTGCCCGGACAGGTCTTAG